Genomic segment of Peribacillus frigoritolerans:
TTAAAATTAATAAGCCAAGCTGAATAGGGCTTTAATGTGTGATAGATAGCGAACATTACTTGCTTCTTTCATCAATGTAGCCGGAAGGCCTTTAAGGGACGTGTTATTGGCCCCAACCGTTGCCACCGCATCCTTACGGCCAAGGCTCGCAAGTGTACCTGAGTTTACAGGTGAAAATGCTTCAAGTTTCTTGCCTTCAAAGGCTGCAAATAGGTTGTAACCAACAAGCTCACCCATTTGCCAAGCATTTTGAGCAGTAGGTGCGTATGGACGGCCGCCTTCTGGAGGGAAAGCAACGGCACTGTCTCCGACAACGAATACGTCTTTATGGGATTTGGATTGCAAATACTCATTAACGGTTGCTTTGCCGCGGTCCACTTCAAGGCCTGATTCGCCTACGACAGGAAGAGCCGCAACTCCACCTGTCCAAACAAGCGTATTGGCCGTTATCGTTTGTCCATCTTTCAATTCGATTTGATTGCCTTTAACACCCGTTACAGGCAGACCTGTCAAGAACTCAACGCCGCGTGCTTCCAAGCTTGTCATCGCACGTTCGATTAAGTGGTCAGGCAGGACCGGAAGGATTTTTGGACCAGCTTCCACAAGCTTGATTTTCAAGTCCTTGAAGTCCACTCCGAACTTTTTAGCGATTTTAGGGAAGTGATCCACGATTTCACCGATTAGCTCGACGCCCGTCAATCCGCCGCCGCCGATCACGATGGTTGCGTCCGCTTCATTATTTGTTTGTGCATATTCGCGAATGCGATCTTCGATATGTTTGTAGATCTTGTTTGCATCATTTACGGATTTCAAGACCATGCTGTTTTCCTCAAGTCCCGGAATGCCGAAGAATCCTGTTTGGCTTCCCAAAGCAACGACCAGGGCATCATAAGATAAAGTGGAACCATTGGCAAGTTTCACTTCTTTGTTATCGACTGAGAAAGACTCCACTTTGGAAATGACAAGGTCGATATCTTTTCCTTTGAAAAGCTTTTCCAACGGAATGGAAACGGCTTGTTCGGAAATGGATCCGCCTGCAAGACGGTGCAATTCGGTGATGATTTGGTGCGTTGGAAATTGGTTCACCACTGTAACCTGCACTTCATCTCTTTTGTAATATTCACGTACGGATAAGGCAGATAGCAATCCAGCGTAACCCGCACCTAAGATGACGATTTGTTTTGACATAGTTAATCCCCCGTCCTTACTGATTGAAAGTTTATCAAATTATTTTTGGTTTTTACGTTCTGAAGAGACTTCAAGAAAAGCTTGGGCGAAACGGAAAAGCTTTTGTGCTTGCGGATCTTTCATCATTCTTAACAGACCAAAAAGACCGATCACATCAGTATTCGCTTCTGCACGATCCTTAGCTTCAATGGCATTAGCCGCAAGCCCTTTCACTGAGCCCACTACAGGTGTAGCGATCTCCGAAATGGCGCTGACCGTATCATTTTTCAAAACATCATCAGTCGCAACCGATTGAGCGAAATCATAAGACTTTGTTAAAATATTCACTAACTCAGTCAGTTTTGGTAACTGCTCAACTAAAGTGTTCAATGATTCCTGAACCTCAGGCTTTAAAAGCTGATCTAGGATATCCAATTGTTCTTGGTTTGCAGAAATATTAAGTGTTTCATGTTCAGGTTTTGTGGCTACATCTACCATATCTAATTCCCCTTTAAACTTATTTATTTTGATTTATGTGTTTTCCGCCGATACTACTAATCATACGACTCTAATCTCT
This window contains:
- a CDS encoding DUF1641 domain-containing protein encodes the protein MVDVATKPEHETLNISANQEQLDILDQLLKPEVQESLNTLVEQLPKLTELVNILTKSYDFAQSVATDDVLKNDTVSAISEIATPVVGSVKGLAANAIEAKDRAEANTDVIGLFGLLRMMKDPQAQKLFRFAQAFLEVSSERKNQK
- a CDS encoding NAD(P)/FAD-dependent oxidoreductase, with amino-acid sequence MSKQIVILGAGYAGLLSALSVREYYKRDEVQVTVVNQFPTHQIITELHRLAGGSISEQAVSIPLEKLFKGKDIDLVISKVESFSVDNKEVKLANGSTLSYDALVVALGSQTGFFGIPGLEENSMVLKSVNDANKIYKHIEDRIREYAQTNNEADATIVIGGGGLTGVELIGEIVDHFPKIAKKFGVDFKDLKIKLVEAGPKILPVLPDHLIERAMTSLEARGVEFLTGLPVTGVKGNQIELKDGQTITANTLVWTGGVAALPVVGESGLEVDRGKATVNEYLQSKSHKDVFVVGDSAVAFPPEGGRPYAPTAQNAWQMGELVGYNLFAAFEGKKLEAFSPVNSGTLASLGRKDAVATVGANNTSLKGLPATLMKEASNVRYLSHIKALFSLAY